A window of the Pseudomonas gozinkensis genome harbors these coding sequences:
- a CDS encoding phage tail protein codes for MDYPKSVPSAGLVNGKFVDENPLTGTPGSLIPADWGNSVTQEILNVIKAGDLTPDEKKYDQLLQAIQSVSAKGWSLDSALPVGSLPLPTVATPDGRMPITPTAVLTSGGRLSIPAGVFLSIGQEVVAGQLGRSRTFTTQAWSSADLLPTTGYFLRAQVSGGALTFYMQRGTIYDPAPEGLKGTVNSAAGGGFQSTPLDMCLAWVVTAGPGSVPIVRPVYNRKHLAWSQTVNGNGVVYLPVDPHARAARLVVGNPTPHPTGITGVSFAPGGWLGGNYCYLNPTVGTSGNWDGWSTAGATACIFTSNVLNDTTVSTLTASFDHNELRSLWQVYQAEHTLGASNASSDELLFSMGLKNLSPGDYANGVAINFSSAVNVNFSWELIR; via the coding sequence GTGGACTATCCAAAGAGTGTCCCCAGCGCCGGACTGGTGAATGGGAAATTTGTCGATGAAAACCCGCTGACCGGAACGCCGGGATCGTTGATCCCGGCGGATTGGGGGAACAGCGTCACGCAGGAAATTCTCAATGTGATCAAGGCCGGGGATCTGACCCCGGACGAGAAAAAATACGATCAACTGCTGCAAGCGATTCAAAGCGTTTCGGCCAAGGGCTGGAGCCTGGATTCAGCGTTGCCTGTCGGCTCACTGCCTTTGCCGACCGTAGCGACACCTGACGGGCGCATGCCGATCACGCCAACGGCGGTGCTGACCAGTGGCGGACGTTTGTCGATTCCTGCCGGCGTGTTTTTGAGCATTGGCCAGGAGGTTGTTGCGGGGCAACTGGGCAGGTCTCGTACGTTCACCACGCAGGCCTGGAGCAGTGCGGATCTGTTGCCGACGACCGGCTATTTCCTGAGGGCGCAGGTCAGCGGCGGGGCCCTGACGTTCTACATGCAGCGCGGAACGATCTATGACCCGGCCCCCGAAGGATTGAAGGGCACCGTCAACAGTGCGGCGGGGGGTGGGTTTCAATCCACGCCGCTGGATATGTGTCTGGCCTGGGTGGTGACCGCAGGGCCAGGGTCGGTTCCGATCGTCAGGCCGGTCTACAACCGCAAGCATCTGGCATGGAGCCAGACGGTCAACGGTAATGGTGTGGTCTATTTGCCGGTCGATCCTCACGCCCGGGCGGCACGTCTGGTGGTAGGCAACCCGACACCGCACCCTACAGGCATTACCGGCGTGTCCTTTGCCCCGGGCGGTTGGCTGGGCGGCAACTATTGCTACCTGAATCCGACCGTGGGGACTTCGGGCAATTGGGACGGTTGGTCCACTGCCGGTGCGACGGCGTGCATCTTCACCAGCAACGTGCTCAACGACACAACGGTGTCGACCCTGACTGCCAGCTTCGACCACAACGAGTTGCGCTCTCTCTGGCAGGTCTATCAGGCCGAGCACACGTTGGGCGCCAGTAATGCTTCCAGCGACGAACTGCTGTTCAGCATGGGTCTGAAAAACCTGTCACCCGGCGACTACGCCAACGGGGTCGCCATCAATTTCAGCTCGGCGGTCAACGTCAATTTTTCATGGGAATTGATTCGATGA
- a CDS encoding phage tail protein, with protein MNIIQELHQFEEGLRPLQPSAAHDWDGKAWVLDSARAGQLDQQAAEQLCVRVDAAADNARAVLAGDPLKALEYAQAAVDAQAFQDAGYPRNDVPLSVAAWVARGRSARQAADQILDKATRLSDSLLTLRTLRLKAKTQIRALATKGQMDQARAAADEALLAIRGLTANLTS; from the coding sequence ATGAACATCATTCAGGAACTGCATCAATTCGAAGAGGGGTTGCGTCCGCTTCAGCCGTCCGCTGCCCATGACTGGGACGGCAAAGCCTGGGTGCTGGACAGCGCGCGGGCCGGACAACTGGATCAGCAGGCCGCCGAACAGCTGTGCGTGCGGGTCGACGCGGCCGCCGACAATGCCCGTGCCGTGCTGGCCGGTGATCCGCTCAAGGCGCTGGAATACGCTCAGGCTGCCGTCGACGCGCAAGCCTTTCAGGACGCCGGCTACCCGAGAAACGATGTGCCTCTGTCCGTCGCAGCCTGGGTCGCCAGAGGGCGCAGTGCCCGGCAGGCTGCCGATCAGATTCTGGACAAGGCGACCCGGCTCAGCGACAGCCTGCTGACCCTGCGCACCTTGCGCCTGAAGGCCAAGACCCAGATTCGTGCGCTCGCAACCAAAGGTCAGATGGATCAGGCCCGCGCTGCCGCTGATGAGGCGTTGCTGGCCATTCGTGGACTGACCGCCAACCTGACTTCGTAA
- a CDS encoding phage tail protein: MDYPKSVPSVGLVNGRFVDENPVAGTPGSLIPAVWGNSVTQEILNVITGAGLTAAEVDTGQLFKAIQSIVGNASPMRSVVTRLTASKALTDPELGLVLIDGGSSAVTVTLPPANAALGVRDVIVRRMDNSGNRLVVQASGSDRIRFHTHLSPSGYPFLVLMGGGDWWQLRSDAAGSWWPVGRFDNTPLGRPFFETTTLLNPGGYGALNGTVMKRVEWPWLWDHAQLSGMLGTEAARAGNEGKWTSGDGAATFRGPEGRGEFLRVLDEGRGVDTGRAMGTFQVGSTHSYAMGANGAGAVGAWWSDALTGFGADTREEPQYVSGLVNGGPVFPVGTSYQRDAANALLLAFKSRPRNIAYPGRIKLI; encoded by the coding sequence ATGGATTACCCAAAAAGTGTCCCCAGCGTCGGCCTGGTCAATGGCCGGTTCGTCGATGAAAACCCGGTGGCGGGAACGCCCGGGTCGTTGATACCGGCGGTATGGGGCAACAGCGTTACGCAAGAAATTCTCAACGTGATTACCGGCGCCGGGCTGACAGCCGCCGAGGTCGATACCGGTCAGTTGTTCAAAGCCATTCAGTCGATTGTCGGCAACGCCAGTCCGATGCGTTCGGTGGTGACGCGGTTGACTGCATCCAAGGCGCTGACCGACCCGGAGCTGGGCCTGGTACTGATCGATGGCGGATCCAGTGCTGTAACGGTGACATTGCCGCCGGCAAACGCCGCGCTGGGTGTACGCGATGTGATTGTTCGGCGGATGGACAACAGCGGCAACCGTCTGGTCGTCCAGGCATCGGGTTCCGACCGCATTCGTTTTCACACGCATCTTTCACCCAGCGGTTATCCGTTTCTGGTGTTGATGGGCGGCGGCGACTGGTGGCAGTTGCGCAGTGATGCTGCGGGTAGCTGGTGGCCAGTCGGCCGGTTTGACAACACCCCCCTTGGCCGGCCGTTTTTCGAGACGACCACCTTGCTCAATCCCGGTGGTTACGGTGCGCTCAACGGTACTGTCATGAAGCGTGTCGAGTGGCCCTGGCTGTGGGACCACGCCCAGCTTTCCGGGATGTTGGGCACTGAAGCTGCGCGTGCTGGCAACGAAGGCAAATGGACCTCGGGTGACGGCGCGGCAACCTTTCGAGGTCCGGAGGGGCGAGGCGAGTTTCTGCGGGTTCTGGACGAGGGCAGGGGCGTGGATACGGGCCGTGCCATGGGTACCTTTCAGGTCGGATCGACTCATTCGTATGCCATGGGTGCCAATGGTGCCGGTGCGGTAGGGGCGTGGTGGTCGGACGCCCTGACCGGTTTCGGTGCCGATACCCGTGAAGAGCCGCAATACGTGTCCGGGCTGGTCAACGGTGGCCCCGTCTTCCCTGTCGGTACGAGTTATCAGCGGGATGCGGCCAACGCCTTGCTGCTGGCGTTCAAATCCCGCCCTCGCAACATTGCCTATCCCGGCCGTATCAAACTCATCTGA
- a CDS encoding tail fiber assembly protein, whose protein sequence is MFNYLFDGAGVLSGPVEFFVTPGIGIQLPGNAVELSFELPAPEAGRIWALINGVPREVIDRRGPVFRKDGGGQQIWSELGELPDTLTTQPWPGEFHVWRDDAWQLDEQARLLSISQQVLEKRDALLRDAVLRIAPLQYAEDIGDASHEEQLQLLEWKLYSVELNRIEKQPGFPEQITWPSVPGTRTAD, encoded by the coding sequence ATGTTCAATTATCTGTTTGACGGTGCGGGCGTTTTGTCCGGGCCTGTCGAGTTTTTCGTGACCCCAGGCATTGGTATTCAACTGCCCGGCAACGCGGTGGAGTTGTCGTTCGAATTACCCGCGCCTGAAGCCGGTCGTATCTGGGCTTTGATCAACGGTGTACCGCGAGAGGTGATTGACCGGCGGGGTCCGGTTTTTCGCAAGGACGGCGGCGGGCAACAGATCTGGAGTGAGCTGGGAGAGTTGCCCGATACGCTCACAACGCAGCCTTGGCCGGGGGAGTTCCATGTGTGGCGCGACGACGCCTGGCAGCTGGATGAGCAGGCCCGTTTGCTCAGCATCAGCCAACAGGTTCTGGAAAAGCGCGACGCACTGTTGCGCGACGCCGTCCTGCGCATCGCCCCCCTGCAATACGCCGAAGACATCGGCGATGCCAGCCACGAAGAGCAACTGCAATTGCTCGAGTGGAAGCTCTACAGCGTGGAGCTGAACCGCATCGAGAAACAGCCCGGTTTCCCGGAGCAAATCACCTGGCCTTCAGTGCCTGGAACCCGCACAGCAGATTGA
- a CDS encoding gp53-like domain-containing protein codes for MDYPKSVPSVGLVNGQFVDEDPVAGKPGSLIPATWGNGVTQEILSVVQAAGMTPNEANTHQLLDALRSPALFTTAAQFDVSRSAATAEFVQRALGNYASARGISGSTQLTLADIGCSIGMGGNAAYTVTLPDATAVPSGATISLHCRNSAAVTVASKTGTQISPQGAYLGSITMNAGESATFVRESGVWVVYGTAALKYSALYASQFATAGYQKLPSGLIVQWVTGGSDANGIMTVSLPMMFPNAVLGGIANEGYPAGWGSSNVTVWAFDGANSTTSTVVARVRNVLASSVKAEPGISGRILVWGR; via the coding sequence TTGGACTATCCCAAAAGCGTACCCAGCGTCGGGCTGGTGAACGGGCAATTTGTCGATGAGGATCCCGTCGCCGGAAAGCCCGGCTCGCTGATTCCCGCCACATGGGGCAATGGCGTCACACAGGAAATTCTCAGCGTCGTACAGGCCGCCGGCATGACGCCCAACGAGGCCAACACTCATCAACTGCTTGATGCATTGCGCAGTCCGGCGCTGTTCACGACGGCAGCACAATTTGATGTCAGCCGATCGGCTGCAACGGCCGAGTTTGTCCAGCGAGCGCTAGGCAACTACGCCAGCGCTCGCGGCATCTCCGGCTCGACCCAACTGACCCTGGCCGATATCGGCTGTTCGATCGGGATGGGCGGAAACGCCGCGTACACCGTGACTTTGCCGGACGCCACTGCGGTGCCCAGCGGTGCGACGATCAGCCTGCACTGCCGAAACAGTGCAGCGGTCACGGTTGCCAGTAAAACCGGTACGCAGATAAGCCCCCAAGGGGCTTATCTGGGTTCGATCACGATGAACGCCGGCGAGAGCGCGACCTTTGTCCGGGAGTCGGGTGTCTGGGTTGTTTATGGCACTGCTGCGTTGAAGTATTCGGCGCTCTATGCGTCGCAGTTCGCCACGGCCGGATATCAGAAACTTCCCAGCGGCTTGATCGTGCAGTGGGTGACCGGGGGCTCCGATGCGAATGGCATCATGACGGTGTCGTTGCCGATGATGTTTCCCAATGCTGTCCTCGGCGGGATCGCCAATGAAGGTTATCCGGCAGGCTGGGGCAGTTCAAACGTCACTGTCTGGGCATTCGACGGGGCCAACTCCACGACATCGACGGTTGTTGCCAGGGTTCGCAATGTCCTGGCGTCGAGTGTGAAGGCTGAACCTGGAATCTCCGGACGCATATTGGTTTGGGGGCGATAA
- a CDS encoding phage tail assembly chaperone, producing the protein MAIYFYAQTRGFEVVDSPHPEPPEGAVEITRVQYAELFAGQASGKVISASASGQPVLIDAVISPAVLSSRERAWRNNILQDTQWLVWRDAEELEVGEGTTLRTDEFKQLLAYRQALRDWPNDPEFPDTRARPVEPDWLEGLLRSNG; encoded by the coding sequence ATGGCTATTTATTTTTATGCACAGACACGCGGCTTTGAAGTGGTCGACAGCCCCCATCCGGAGCCGCCTGAAGGCGCCGTGGAAATCACCCGCGTCCAATACGCCGAACTGTTTGCCGGGCAGGCAAGCGGCAAGGTCATCAGCGCCAGTGCCAGTGGACAACCCGTACTGATAGACGCGGTCATCTCCCCGGCAGTGCTGTCTTCCCGGGAACGCGCGTGGCGCAACAACATTCTGCAGGACACGCAATGGCTGGTATGGCGTGACGCTGAAGAGCTGGAAGTCGGCGAGGGCACCACTCTGCGCACCGACGAATTCAAACAATTGCTCGCCTATCGACAGGCCCTGCGCGACTGGCCCAATGATCCGGAGTTTCCGGATACCCGGGCTCGCCCGGTAGAGCCTGACTGGCTTGAAGGCTTGCTGCGGTCGAACGGCTGA
- a CDS encoding carbohydrate binding domain-containing protein, which translates to MDYPKSVPGSGLENGKFVDEDPIAGKPGSLIPASWGNSVTQEILGAITAAGLTPDEEQTDQLAQAIRQLAKPDPLQQFPVQVYRKNLLINGGFNIWQRGTTNQAPSIGGYVADRFRCDWNGNAGISISRQDFALGQTEVTGEPAFFLRWQQVTAGTGATVHKVSQSIESVRTLAGRTATVSFWARSDATRPLRVTITQQFGTGGSESVVKVVDVFQLSTSWKKYSATFQVPTIAGKMLGVNDCLTLSFDLPLNVLQTVDLAQMQLEEGPVATPFEYRPAAEELSLCQRYFEKSFANRLQIRSNNGAATCIGNFTQAAAANTGQYGMSVDMQVLKRVQPTIVLYCPGDASNQVWNQGLMKACTGTYLQSVTERSFAIGTVTPVGSAPGHILQIEWTADAEI; encoded by the coding sequence GTGGATTATCCTAAAAGCGTTCCCGGCTCAGGCCTGGAGAATGGCAAATTCGTCGATGAAGACCCGATCGCTGGCAAACCGGGATCGTTGATCCCGGCCAGTTGGGGCAACAGTGTGACTCAGGAGATTCTCGGCGCGATCACGGCCGCCGGCCTGACGCCGGATGAGGAGCAGACCGATCAACTTGCCCAGGCCATTCGACAACTGGCGAAACCGGATCCGCTGCAGCAGTTTCCTGTGCAGGTGTATCGCAAGAATCTGTTGATTAACGGTGGATTCAATATCTGGCAACGCGGCACGACCAATCAGGCGCCGAGCATCGGTGGGTATGTGGCGGATCGCTTCCGGTGCGACTGGAACGGCAACGCGGGTATCAGCATTTCGCGCCAGGATTTTGCCCTCGGTCAAACCGAAGTCACGGGCGAACCCGCTTTCTTCCTGCGTTGGCAGCAGGTCACTGCAGGCACCGGAGCAACGGTGCATAAAGTCTCCCAGAGTATCGAATCGGTCAGGACCCTGGCCGGGCGAACGGCGACGGTCAGCTTCTGGGCCCGATCCGATGCGACGCGTCCGCTGCGAGTCACGATCACCCAGCAGTTCGGGACGGGTGGCTCGGAAAGTGTGGTGAAGGTTGTCGACGTTTTTCAGCTGAGTACTTCGTGGAAGAAATACAGCGCAACGTTTCAGGTGCCGACCATCGCCGGGAAAATGCTCGGCGTGAATGACTGCCTGACCTTGTCGTTCGATCTGCCGCTCAACGTGTTGCAGACCGTCGATCTGGCACAGATGCAATTGGAGGAGGGGCCGGTTGCAACACCGTTTGAATACCGTCCCGCGGCGGAAGAGCTGAGCCTTTGTCAGCGTTATTTCGAGAAGTCTTTTGCTAACCGTCTGCAGATCCGTTCGAACAATGGTGCCGCCACCTGCATTGGTAACTTCACCCAGGCTGCGGCAGCCAATACCGGTCAGTACGGTATGAGCGTCGATATGCAGGTGCTCAAGCGCGTACAACCTACCATCGTGCTGTATTGCCCGGGAGATGCGAGCAATCAAGTCTGGAACCAGGGCTTGATGAAAGCGTGTACCGGGACCTATTTGCAAAGTGTTACCGAACGGAGCTTTGCCATTGGCACCGTGACCCCTGTAGGCAGCGCTCCCGGGCATATCTTGCAGATCGAATGGACCGCAGACGCGGAAATCTAG
- a CDS encoding glycoside hydrolase family 19 protein translates to MQITEDNLLNIMPNARRQAGVFVSALNDAMARHRIDTPKRVAAFLAQIGHESGQLQYVRELGNNQYLSKYDTGTLALRLGNTPEADGDGQKYRGRGLIQITGRSNYRQCSLGLFGDERLLALPELLEQPQWAAESAAWFWAQNGLNELADQDQFNSIIRRINGGLNGLQDRLELWGRARAVLCLPSV, encoded by the coding sequence ATGCAAATTACTGAAGACAACCTACTCAACATCATGCCCAACGCCCGCCGCCAAGCGGGCGTTTTTGTTTCTGCACTCAACGATGCCATGGCGCGCCACCGCATCGACACACCTAAACGCGTGGCCGCGTTTCTCGCCCAGATCGGACACGAATCGGGGCAGTTGCAGTACGTGCGTGAACTGGGCAACAACCAATACCTGAGCAAGTACGACACCGGTACGCTGGCTCTGCGTCTGGGCAATACGCCCGAGGCCGATGGCGACGGGCAGAAGTATCGCGGGCGCGGGCTGATCCAGATCACCGGCCGCAGCAACTATCGCCAGTGCAGCCTCGGCCTGTTCGGCGATGAGCGCTTGCTGGCGCTGCCGGAACTGCTGGAACAACCGCAATGGGCGGCCGAGTCCGCCGCATGGTTCTGGGCGCAGAACGGCCTGAATGAACTGGCCGATCAGGACCAGTTCAACAGCATTATCCGGCGGATCAACGGCGGGTTGAACGGCTTGCAGGACCGGCTGGAGCTTTGGGGGCGGGCGAGGGCGGTGCTATGCCTGCCTTCGGTATGA
- a CDS encoding lysis system i-spanin subunit Rz, translated as MPAFGMSVWRLIGLVLLAAGSAALAWQFQDWRYGRQLAEQARLHAETLNQLTLTAATAQQTEQDKRLALEQRLTASEQTHYRALNDAQRDQDRLRDRLATADLRLSVLIDAGDAAQGCGVPATTGAGGVDHAAVRARLDPAHARRIVAITGEGDRGLIALQACQAYIRALAPAHFE; from the coding sequence ATGCCTGCCTTCGGTATGAGCGTTTGGCGGCTGATCGGCCTGGTGCTGCTGGCTGCGGGTTCGGCGGCACTGGCCTGGCAGTTCCAGGACTGGCGCTACGGCCGCCAACTGGCCGAACAGGCGCGGTTGCATGCCGAAACCCTCAATCAATTGACCCTGACGGCCGCCACTGCACAACAGACCGAGCAGGACAAGCGTCTGGCCCTGGAGCAACGGCTCACGGCCAGCGAACAAACCCATTACCGAGCACTGAACGATGCCCAACGTGATCAGGATCGCCTGCGCGATCGCCTTGCCACTGCTGATCTGCGCCTGTCAGTCCTCATCGACGCAGGTGACGCTGCCCAAGGCTGCGGTGTGCCAGCCACCACCGGCGCCGGCGGCGTGGATCATGCAGCCGTACGCGCCCGACTTGACCCGGCGCATGCTCGACGAATTGTCGCCATCACCGGTGAAGGCGACCGCGGACTGATTGCCTTGCAGGCCTGCCAGGCCTATATCAGAGCGCTGGCGCCTGCACATTTTGAATAA
- a CDS encoding CinA family protein, with amino-acid sequence MKEITQLAAELGRRLQLLNAHVTTAESCTGGGIAEAITRIPGSSAWFEAGYVTYSNRQKTQQLNVPTELFGTVGAVSREVVEAMVRGAQDKSLARFAVAVSGVAGPDGGSPNKPVGTVWLAWGVGDMVSSEVQHFPGNRDEVRRQTVKAALEGLLRLAAREIENQG; translated from the coding sequence GTGAAAGAAATCACTCAACTGGCGGCCGAACTTGGCCGACGTCTGCAGTTGCTCAACGCCCACGTCACGACGGCCGAGTCCTGTACCGGTGGCGGGATTGCCGAAGCCATTACCCGCATTCCGGGGAGTTCGGCGTGGTTCGAGGCGGGTTACGTGACCTACTCCAACCGCCAGAAAACCCAGCAGTTGAATGTACCGACGGAGCTGTTCGGCACCGTGGGCGCAGTCAGTCGCGAAGTGGTCGAGGCCATGGTGCGTGGCGCCCAGGACAAAAGCCTGGCGCGGTTTGCCGTGGCGGTCAGCGGCGTGGCCGGGCCGGACGGTGGTTCGCCGAACAAACCGGTAGGCACGGTGTGGCTGGCCTGGGGCGTGGGCGACATGGTTTCCAGCGAGGTCCAGCACTTCCCCGGCAACCGTGACGAAGTCCGCCGACAAACGGTGAAGGCCGCGCTAGAGGGCTTGCTGCGACTAGCGGCACGAGAAATCGAAAATCAGGGGTAG
- the recA gene encoding recombinase RecA: protein MDDNKKKALAAALGQIERQFGKGAVMRMGDQDRQAIPAISTGSLGLDIALGIGGLPKGRIVEIYGPESSGKTTLTLSVIAQAQKAGATCAFVDAEHALDPEYAGKLGVNVDDLLVSQPDTGEQALEITDMLVRSNAVDVIIVDSVAALVPKAEIEGEMGDMHVGLQARLMSQALRKITGNIKNANCLVIFINQIRMKIGVMFGSPETTTGGNALKFYASVRLDIRRTGAVKEGDEVVGSETRVKVVKNKVASPFRQAEFQILYGKGIYLNGEMIDLGVLHGFVEKSGAWYAYEGTKIGQGKANSAKFLADNPEVAAKLEKQLRDKLLSPAVIADSKASAVKETEDDLADADI from the coding sequence ATGGACGACAACAAGAAGAAAGCCTTGGCTGCGGCCCTGGGTCAGATCGAACGTCAATTCGGCAAGGGTGCCGTAATGCGTATGGGCGATCAGGACCGTCAGGCGATCCCGGCCATTTCCACCGGCTCTCTGGGTCTGGACATCGCACTCGGCATCGGCGGCCTGCCAAAAGGCCGTATCGTTGAAATCTACGGTCCTGAATCTTCCGGTAAAACCACACTGACGCTGTCCGTGATCGCCCAGGCTCAAAAAGCCGGTGCGACCTGCGCCTTCGTCGACGCCGAACACGCCCTCGACCCTGAGTACGCCGGCAAGCTGGGCGTCAACGTCGACGACCTGCTGGTTTCCCAGCCGGACACCGGCGAACAGGCCCTCGAAATCACCGACATGCTGGTGCGCTCCAACGCCGTTGACGTGATCATCGTCGACTCCGTGGCCGCCCTGGTGCCAAAGGCTGAAATCGAAGGCGAAATGGGTGACATGCACGTGGGCCTGCAAGCCCGTCTGATGTCCCAGGCGCTGCGTAAAATCACCGGTAACATCAAGAACGCCAACTGCCTGGTGATCTTCATCAACCAGATCCGCATGAAGATCGGCGTGATGTTCGGCAGCCCGGAAACCACCACCGGTGGTAACGCGCTCAAGTTCTACGCCTCGGTCCGTCTCGACATCCGCCGTACCGGCGCGGTGAAGGAAGGCGACGAAGTGGTCGGCAGCGAAACCCGCGTCAAGGTTGTGAAGAACAAGGTGGCTTCGCCGTTCCGTCAGGCCGAGTTCCAGATTCTCTACGGCAAGGGTATCTACCTGAACGGCGAGATGATTGACCTGGGCGTGCTGCACGGTTTCGTCGAGAAGTCCGGCGCCTGGTATGCCTATGAAGGCACCAAGATCGGTCAGGGCAAGGCCAACTCGGCCAAATTCCTGGCGGACAACCCGGAAGTCGCGGCCAAGCTCGAGAAGCAACTGCGTGACAAGCTGCTGTCGCCAGCTGTGATCGCTGACTCCAAGGCTTCTGCGGTCAAAGAGACCGAAGACGACCTGGCTGACGCTGACATCTGA
- the recX gene encoding recombination regulator RecX translates to MTTAVLDTLVAVRRTAMDLLARREHGRVELTRKLRQRGAPPEMIETALDRLTEEGLLSEARYLESFVSYRARSGYGPLRIREELGQRGLQRADIELALRESGINWQEQLTDTWQRKFSGQLPGDAKERARQGRFLAYRGFSMEMINRLFSGRGMDD, encoded by the coding sequence ATGACAACCGCCGTACTCGATACCCTCGTCGCGGTGCGGCGAACCGCCATGGACCTGCTCGCACGCCGCGAGCATGGTCGAGTCGAGCTGACGCGCAAACTGCGTCAGCGTGGCGCTCCCCCCGAGATGATCGAAACAGCCCTCGACCGTTTGACGGAAGAAGGGCTGCTTTCCGAAGCCCGTTATCTTGAAAGCTTTGTTTCCTATCGCGCCCGCTCCGGTTACGGCCCACTGCGGATTCGTGAAGAACTGGGCCAGCGCGGTTTGCAACGCGCCGATATCGAACTCGCCTTGCGTGAGAGCGGTATCAACTGGCAGGAGCAGCTAACGGACACTTGGCAACGGAAGTTCTCCGGACAGCTTCCCGGCGATGCCAAGGAACGCGCCAGACAAGGTCGATTCCTGGCGTACCGGGGATTCTCGATGGAGATGATCAACCGCTTGTTCAGCGGCAGAGGGATGGACGATTAA
- a CDS encoding TIGR00730 family Rossman fold protein, with amino-acid sequence MPYQPNDLLSRHFQESGHDLISKVEEQLNLVSPNSPNTPIYRDMILTVLRMAQEDHNRWNAKITLQALRELEQAFRTLEQFKGRRKVTVFGSARTPVEHPLYAMARELGASLARSNMMVITGAGGGIMAAAHEGAGRDHSLGFNITLPFEQHANPTVDGTGNLLPFHFFFTRKLFFVKEADALVLCPGGFGTLDEALEVLTLIQTGKSPLVPVVLLDAPGGTFWQGALDFIRQQLEENRYILPTDLKLIRLVYNVEEAVEQINQFYGNFHSSRWLKRQFVIRMNHKLSDQALDHMQEAFADLCLSDQFHQHAYSGEEHDEAQFSHLTRLAFAFNARDHGRLRELVDYINLPENWAQSKPQTAQRNREPSKVT; translated from the coding sequence ATGCCTTACCAACCGAATGACCTGCTCAGCCGTCATTTTCAGGAAAGCGGCCACGACCTCATCAGCAAGGTCGAAGAACAACTCAACCTGGTTTCTCCCAACAGCCCGAACACTCCCATCTACCGCGATATGATCCTGACCGTGCTGCGCATGGCCCAGGAAGACCACAACCGCTGGAACGCCAAGATCACCCTGCAAGCCCTGCGCGAACTGGAGCAGGCCTTTCGCACCCTTGAACAGTTCAAGGGGCGACGCAAGGTGACGGTATTCGGTTCGGCCCGTACACCAGTCGAACATCCCCTTTACGCCATGGCTCGTGAACTCGGGGCGTCGCTGGCTCGGTCGAACATGATGGTCATCACCGGTGCCGGCGGCGGAATCATGGCCGCCGCCCATGAAGGTGCCGGCCGCGATCACAGCCTGGGGTTCAACATCACCCTGCCCTTCGAACAACATGCCAACCCTACCGTGGACGGTACCGGCAACCTGCTGCCGTTCCATTTCTTCTTCACTCGCAAGCTGTTCTTCGTCAAGGAAGCCGATGCGCTTGTGCTGTGCCCCGGTGGGTTCGGCACCCTGGACGAAGCACTCGAAGTGCTGACATTGATTCAGACTGGCAAAAGTCCGTTGGTGCCGGTGGTGCTGCTGGACGCACCGGGCGGGACGTTCTGGCAAGGCGCGCTGGACTTCATCCGCCAGCAACTGGAAGAAAACCGCTACATCCTGCCGACCGATCTGAAGCTGATCCGCCTGGTCTATAACGTTGAAGAGGCGGTAGAGCAGATCAACCAGTTCTACGGCAACTTCCACTCAAGCCGCTGGCTCAAGCGCCAGTTTGTCATCCGTATGAACCACAAGCTGAGCGATCAGGCCCTGGACCATATGCAGGAAGCGTTTGCCGATCTGTGCCTGAGCGACCAGTTCCATCAACACGCCTACAGCGGCGAAGAACACGACGAGGCCCAATTCAGCCACCTCACGCGCCTGGCTTTCGCCTTCAACGCCCGGGATCACGGACGTCTGCGTGAGCTGGTGGACTACATCAACCTGCCGGAAAACTGGGCCCAGTCAAAACCCCAAACCGCGCAACGCAACCGCGAACCGTCGAAGGTAACGTGA